The genomic DNA TGAGATAGGTTCCTGCCAGGGGATCATGTTCAGCCTGAGAAAGAATGTCGGCTGCTATAAACTCAGGTTTGCCGGTCTGGTCGGCCAGGACTGCCACCTCGCTGGGCCCGGCAATCATATCAATGCCAACCTGGCCCACAAGCATTTTTTTGGCAGTAGTGACAAAAATATTCCCTGGCCCGGCAATGAAATCTACATGAGGTACAGTCTCTGTTCCGTAGGCCATGGCTGCCACAGCCCAGGCAGAGCCGCACAGGTATATTTCTTCAATACCCAGGATATGGGCCGTGGCCAGGAGGTACGGGTTAAGGGTTTTATCCTTTCGGGGCGGAGAAACAACGCAAATCGACTCAACCCCTGCCACCTGGGCGGGTATGGCGTTCATGAGCAGGCTAGATATCAGGGGGGTCTCACCGCCTTGTCCGCCAGGAACGTACAGGCCGGCCCTGAAGACCGGGGTCACCATCTGACCCATAATGGCTCCGTCATCATCCGGGATGAACCATGATTTCTGGGCCTGATGTTCATGAAATTTTCTGATGCGCAGGGCAGCTTCCTTGATGATGTCCAGGTCCTGCTGGTCCACCAGGGACAGGGACTGACCAATGAGTTTCTTATCCAGCCTGATATCCTGGACCTCAAAGTCCTGGCAGTCAAATTGGCGGGTATATTCCACCACAGCCCGGTCACCCTGGGTCATGACCTTATCCAGGATTTCCCGGACAGGGCCTTCCACTGACAAATCAGGCTTCATTCTGGTCAAAAGCCAAGACTTTATTGGGGGCCAATCATTTTTGGATGTATAGGTGAAGTGCTTTCCGAACATGCTGTCTCCAGAGCAGTGCTTATTATGTGAGATCCCAGTTGAGCAAAAGTTTCAAAGAATAAAATTTAGGTTGGTTTGAAATATTTATCAAGGAAAGTTTTAAGGGCCTGCCTGCTGAATCAGGCTTTGAACCAAAATGAGCATGGTCCACATGATGGGCTGGGGCCAAAACAGGGATTAAAAAGGGCTTGCCCAATTAGTCAGCTGCATGCTCAGCGGTCAGGGCATCGCCGGCCCTGATTTCCGGCATAAAAGAGCTTATGCTCTGCTGGTCAAGGCCCAGCCGGCGATTGTAGACAGCCTTGTATGTGAATACTTTTTCCACGTAGTCCCTGGTCTCAAAAAACGGGATGTTTTCCACCCAGACATCGGCTGCCACGGACCGGTCCTGAGGCAGCCAGGCCTTGATCCTCTGAATTCCTGCATTGTAGGCCGCAGTTGCCAGAACCGGGTTGTTCTGCAGCTCCTGGAGCCGTCTGCTCAGATAAAAGGTGCCGAAACGAATGCTGGTCTCCGGGCAGAGCAGGATGTTAACGTTTCTGAAGCTTTCACCCATCATGGAGGCAATCATTCTTCCTGTTCCGGGCATAATCTGCATGACCCCGAGGGCACCGGCCGGAGAGCCAACATCGGGCATGAACATGCTTTCCTGTCTGGCCAGGGCAAAGACCCAGACCGGATTCAGGTCTCTGGTCCTGGAATGATTGAAGATATACTCATGATAGGACAAAGGGAAGCGAAGCACCAGGTCATCGTATTCTCCAGCACCAGCTGCAGCAATTATGGCCCGGTCCTGCCACCCCAGGTCATGGGCCAGGACAGCAGCAGCCTTCAACTGGGAGCTGTTTCTGCCGGACAGGGCCAGATTCCATTCTCTGCGGGCATCAGGCATTCGATCCAGATGAAAAAGCTCCACAGCCCGGGCAATTCCGGGTTCATTTTTCAGGGCAAGGATCTGCTGACCATGAGAAACAATGGCCCTTTGAGGTATGTCGTATGGCTGATTCAATCTGTCAGAAGCCAGCAGGGAAAAATAGTTCTGTCTTCCGGTCAGACTCTGATACAGGATCCGGGCCTGCTGAATCTGGCCGGTTTGCTCCAGAGCTCTTGCTTTCCAGTATGTCCACCTGGGAGAGTTTTTTCTTTCCCTGTCCAGCCCTTCCCAGGCTGCCAAGGCCTCGGACCAGTTTCCAGCATAGATGGCACTTCTGATATGCCATTCCCTGAGGGCAGGGGTTTTGACCTGATCCGGCAGATTTTGCAGATATTTCAGAGCCTGAGGGTGTTTTCTCAGAGCCAGGTAAAGACCTATTTCCTGGTCAATGGGTCTGGTGTCAAAGGATCTGAAATCGTATTCTTTTTTCAGTTGCTCCCATTGAGCCAGAGCCTTGGGGGTATCCTCGCGAATGAGTTTTCCCATGCCCTGAGTCAGGATTATCTGACCAGCGGGATGGTCAATGGCGTTCCAGTCGATTTCCAGGGTTGTGGATGGTTTTTCCAGAACTTTAAGCCAGAGGTTAAGCCAGGATCTGTCCTGATCTGAAAGATACCTGCCCAGATAGCGGGCCAGCCCGGCCTGGCCCTGGTCAATGGCCAGCTGAATCCGATGCCAGACCAGGTCTGAACTCAAGCGGTTCTGTTCCCTCCACTGGTTAAAGACTGGATCGCACTGTTTAGGCCTTGAACGTCCAAAGAGCCAGAGGTTCTCAGCCTCGTTCCAGGCTGCAGGGGTGTTGCCGGTCTCCAAAAGGGCCCTGGCGTACGAGCATTGCAGGGCCTGGGGGGCAGGAGTCCTGAAGTCCCTTACAAGCCTGTCCCAATGGTTATTTTTGGCCAGATATTCGGTCCATTCCTGCCTCAATCGTCCAGCCAGGGGGGTTGAGGCGTATTCTTCCAGAAAATTGAGGATCCGCCCCTCCTGAGCCAGAGAGATGTTCTTTCTTATTTCCTGATATTCAAGATAAGGATAAAGAGGGTAGTCCTGAAGAAGGGAAAGGTGCTGCCGGTATTCATCTGTACGCCCCAGTTCCAGGGCTTTTTCAGCATCCAGAAATCTTTTGCGCTGATCCTCCAGAGTGCCGGCAAAAGCCTGGGACACAAGGCTAAGCAGGGAAAAGCAGACAATCACAAGAGTGAATACGGGTATTTTACGGTCCATAGTCTGGGTTGGAATGTGTTTTGTGCCATTCCCAGGCAGTCTTGACGATGGTCTCAAGTTCATTGAACTCGGGCTTCCAGCCCAGGCAGTCTTCTGCTTTCCGAGAGGAAGCCACCAGGACAGGGGGGTCTCCTGGACGCCGGGCTGCAGCCCTTACCGGTACCTTGACTCTGCTGACCCTTTCCACAGTCTCCACCACTTGCTGTACACTGTGCCCATGGCCTGTACCCAGGTTGAAGCAGTCGCTCTGACCATGCTTGGTAAGGTATTCAAGGGCCAGGATGTGGGCTCTGGCCAGGTCGGTGACGTGGATATAGTCGCGGATGGCGGTTCCGTCCGGGGTCTGGTAGTCCTGTCCAAATATGCTGAGTTCTTTTTTCAGCTTCATGGCCGTCATGATGGCCAGAGGGATCAAGTGGGTTTCCGGATGGTGGTCTTCGCCGATCAATCCTTGAGGATCAGCCCCGGCTGCGTTGAAATAGCGCAGACTGATATTTTTTATTTCATAGGCCCGGTCAAAATCATTCAGGATCTGTTCAATCATGAGCTTTCCCCAGCCATAGGGATTGATGGGGTTTTGAGGATGACTTTCTGTAAGGGGTGTTTTCAAAGGCTGGCCATAAGTGGCACAGGTGCTTGAAAAAATGATTCTCTGGCAGGAGTGCCTGCGCATTGCTTCCAGAAGAGTGAGGGTCCCGGCCACATTGTTCCGGTAGTATTTGGCAGGATCAGTTACAGACTCTCCAACATAGGTGTAAGCAGCAAAATGAATAACTGCTTCAGGCTGGTGACTGGTGAAGATAAAGTCCAGGACTTGCGGCTCATTGATGTCGCCTCTGATCAAAGGTCCCCATTTTACAGCCTGTTTATGGCCATAAACCAGGTTATCCAGAGTGACTGGCAGGTATCCGCACTCAGCCAGCTCCTTGCAGGCATGGCTTCCGATATAACCGGCTCCGCCGGTAACGAGAATTTTTCCTTTGCTCATGTTCAGCCTTGTCAATAAGGATGTTGTCCAGGGAAGATTTTTTGAGAGCAGACCTGATACCGCCTGCTGGTCGGGAGTTACGGTCAGATCAAAAATACTACAGGTTGATTTTTATTTCAACCCTGCCTGGAGAGTAGCCCTTTAGTTCGGACAGCATGGCCTGGAGAGTTTTTTTAAAGATCCTTTCCACAAAGGGGTTCATCCCGACAATCTGGCCGTTGACCCTGATTTCACATTCGGAGTTGACCGCCAGGCAATCCTCCTGGCCGGCCTGGCCAGCCAGGATTCTTTTCCCAAGATCCCTGCATGTTTCATGTCCGCATGACCCGCAATCAAGTCCAGGCAGGATAAAGCCTTTTTCCTGGATCAGATCGGCCAGTTCCTCAATTCTGTTTATGTGGGGCAGGTAAGCGGTTTTAATGTCGCCCCAGGTGGCCATGGCCAGGCCGTAGTCCAGTTCCTCGGCTTCCCGGGGATGTTTGAGGACCAGTATCCTGGGCAGCCAGCCAAGTTTTTTTCCTCCCTCCACCAGGAGCAGGTCTCCTTTCATCAGTGGAAGCAGATCTGGAAGGTACTTCCTGTTCTGCCAGAAAAATATGGTCTGTTCTTCAGACAGACCGGCCAGGTCCACTGCCTGACCAGCCAGAAGATCTGTATCAGTGTTTTGGCGGTCAAAGCCGTGATGGGAAAACTTGGCTGCAGACAGCTTGCTGCCCCTTTTTTTAAATTCCCTGGCCAGCTCGAGCATGAGGGTTGTTTTGCCGCTTTTTTTAAAGCCGACTATGGATACGCCTTTATTCATTTTCACCCTTTATTATACTGGTTCAGTTACATTTTGACATTCCATCCGGCTTTGAATAACATCTGATGGTTTAAGGGCCGGATCAGGCTCAAGTTTTTGGACAAGACCGGACAGGGGACATCTGTGCAGCCCATTTGAGTTCTGCCCTGCGGTTCTGCAAAATAGGGGCAGCCATATTTTGTTTGCCGGAGTTGTCTTGAACAGGCTGACTTTCTAGCTAAGAAACCTACTATGTCTGGTTTCCGGTGTCCAGTAAGCCGGGTATGCCCTGATAAACTGGGTTTATACCTGACCTGGCTGAACCCGAACCGCAGCATATTTAACCCTGAATATTATTACTGATGAGCAAGATAAGCAGAATAAAAGGCTTTTTTGACCTTTTTCCTCCTGAAAGTACGGCTTACGTATTTATGGAGGAGACGGCCAGGGATATTTTCTCCAGGTATGGATACCAGGAAGTTCGAATCCCTGTTGTGGAACAGACCGAGCTTTTTGCCCGCTCCATAGGGCAGGAGACGGATGTGGTCCAAAAGGAGATGTACACTTTTCCCGACCGCAAGGGCAGGAGTATCACCTTAAGGCCTGAAGCCACCGCCGGAGTGGTCCGGGCATATACTGACAGTCCCCTGGCCGGGACCGGAAATGTGAGCCGGCTGTTCACCTTTGGCCCCATGTTTCGTTACGAACGTCCGCAAAAGGGCCGGACCCGTCAGTTTCACCAGATCAACGTGGAGGTGCTGGGTGAAGACTCCCCCTGGTCGGATGCTGAAGTGATAATCATGCTCTGGACTTACCTCCGGGCTCTGGGTCTGAGCAAACTGGATATTGAACTCAACTCCCTGGGGTGCTCCCAGTGCCGCCCGGCCTTTCATCAGGCTTTGAAACAATACCTCCAGGGGGTGGATCATGACGGGCTTTGTTCGGACTGTCAGCGCAGGATGAGCACCAACCCGCTGCGTGTTCTGGACTGCAAGGTCCCAGGATGCAGAGATCTGGTCATGGATTCTCCCAGGATCAATCAAAATCTGTGTGAAAACTGTGAAATCCATTTTGAGCGGGTGGTCAGCATGCTTGACAAGGCAGGGCTGAATTATCACCTGAATCCAAACCTGGTCAGGGGCCTTGACTATTATCAGCGGACCACGTTTGAAGTAGTTTCTCACGATATCGGAGCCCAGAGCAGTGTGGCTGGAGGCGGACGGTACGACGGTCTGGTCCGGGCCCTGGGAGGGCCTGATGTGCCCGGAATCGGCTTTGCCTGCGGCATGGAAAGGCTGGCCATGCTTTTGGGCCAGGTCAACCAGAAGCCTCAGGATTTCTATCTGGCTGTGCTGCATGAGCAGGCCATGGACAAGGCCCTTCTGCTTGCCCAGCGGCTCCGGGAAAAGGGCTTTTCCGGAGAAATGGGCTTTCAGGTCAAAAGCGTTAAAGCTCAGCTCAGACAGGCAAACAAACTCGGGGTTAAGACCTGTCTGCTGCTGGGAATTGACGAGTTGAACAAGGGAGAGATTCAGGTCAAGGATATGGCCACCGGGGTGCAGCGCGGGGTCAGCCAGGATGATGTTGA from Desulfonatronovibrio hydrogenovorans DSM 9292 includes the following:
- the hisD gene encoding histidinol dehydrogenase, giving the protein MFGKHFTYTSKNDWPPIKSWLLTRMKPDLSVEGPVREILDKVMTQGDRAVVEYTRQFDCQDFEVQDIRLDKKLIGQSLSLVDQQDLDIIKEAALRIRKFHEHQAQKSWFIPDDDGAIMGQMVTPVFRAGLYVPGGQGGETPLISSLLMNAIPAQVAGVESICVVSPPRKDKTLNPYLLATAHILGIEEIYLCGSAWAVAAMAYGTETVPHVDFIAGPGNIFVTTAKKMLVGQVGIDMIAGPSEVAVLADQTGKPEFIAADILSQAEHDPLAGTYLITTQEDLIKETARELEKQTARLARADIAQKALKDWGASFLVPDLETGFELSNSIAPEHFELCLKDPWSCLGMIRNAGAVFMGEFSPEPVGDYFAGPNHVLPTLTTARFSQALSVQSFQKNISILSANQDYLHKHGPKIARMARLEGLEAHARSIEERLHR
- a CDS encoding transglycosylase SLT domain-containing protein — encoded protein: MNLRPSSRLPGNGTKHIPTQTMDRKIPVFTLVIVCFSLLSLVSQAFAGTLEDQRKRFLDAEKALELGRTDEYRQHLSLLQDYPLYPYLEYQEIRKNISLAQEGRILNFLEEYASTPLAGRLRQEWTEYLAKNNHWDRLVRDFRTPAPQALQCSYARALLETGNTPAAWNEAENLWLFGRSRPKQCDPVFNQWREQNRLSSDLVWHRIQLAIDQGQAGLARYLGRYLSDQDRSWLNLWLKVLEKPSTTLEIDWNAIDHPAGQIILTQGMGKLIREDTPKALAQWEQLKKEYDFRSFDTRPIDQEIGLYLALRKHPQALKYLQNLPDQVKTPALREWHIRSAIYAGNWSEALAAWEGLDRERKNSPRWTYWKARALEQTGQIQQARILYQSLTGRQNYFSLLASDRLNQPYDIPQRAIVSHGQQILALKNEPGIARAVELFHLDRMPDARREWNLALSGRNSSQLKAAAVLAHDLGWQDRAIIAAAGAGEYDDLVLRFPLSYHEYIFNHSRTRDLNPVWVFALARQESMFMPDVGSPAGALGVMQIMPGTGRMIASMMGESFRNVNILLCPETSIRFGTFYLSRRLQELQNNPVLATAAYNAGIQRIKAWLPQDRSVAADVWVENIPFFETRDYVEKVFTYKAVYNRRLGLDQQSISSFMPEIRAGDALTAEHAAD
- the galE gene encoding UDP-glucose 4-epimerase GalE, whose amino-acid sequence is MSKGKILVTGGAGYIGSHACKELAECGYLPVTLDNLVYGHKQAVKWGPLIRGDINEPQVLDFIFTSHQPEAVIHFAAYTYVGESVTDPAKYYRNNVAGTLTLLEAMRRHSCQRIIFSSTCATYGQPLKTPLTESHPQNPINPYGWGKLMIEQILNDFDRAYEIKNISLRYFNAAGADPQGLIGEDHHPETHLIPLAIMTAMKLKKELSIFGQDYQTPDGTAIRDYIHVTDLARAHILALEYLTKHGQSDCFNLGTGHGHSVQQVVETVERVSRVKVPVRAAARRPGDPPVLVASSRKAEDCLGWKPEFNELETIVKTAWEWHKTHSNPDYGP
- a CDS encoding molybdopterin-guanine dinucleotide biosynthesis protein MobB — translated: MNKGVSIVGFKKSGKTTLMLELAREFKKRGSKLSAAKFSHHGFDRQNTDTDLLAGQAVDLAGLSEEQTIFFWQNRKYLPDLLPLMKGDLLLVEGGKKLGWLPRILVLKHPREAEELDYGLAMATWGDIKTAYLPHINRIEELADLIQEKGFILPGLDCGSCGHETCRDLGKRILAGQAGQEDCLAVNSECEIRVNGQIVGMNPFVERIFKKTLQAMLSELKGYSPGRVEIKINL
- the hisS gene encoding histidine--tRNA ligase — protein: MSKISRIKGFFDLFPPESTAYVFMEETARDIFSRYGYQEVRIPVVEQTELFARSIGQETDVVQKEMYTFPDRKGRSITLRPEATAGVVRAYTDSPLAGTGNVSRLFTFGPMFRYERPQKGRTRQFHQINVEVLGEDSPWSDAEVIIMLWTYLRALGLSKLDIELNSLGCSQCRPAFHQALKQYLQGVDHDGLCSDCQRRMSTNPLRVLDCKVPGCRDLVMDSPRINQNLCENCEIHFERVVSMLDKAGLNYHLNPNLVRGLDYYQRTTFEVVSHDIGAQSSVAGGGRYDGLVRALGGPDVPGIGFACGMERLAMLLGQVNQKPQDFYLAVLHEQAMDKALLLAQRLREKGFSGEMGFQVKSVKAQLRQANKLGVKTCLLLGIDELNKGEIQVKDMATGVQRGVSQDDVEQALGLNIKAKNNNYLRNG